The Bacteroidales bacterium genome includes the window TTGGGTTATCCCGGAGAAAACGAAGCCGAAATTCATGCTATACTTGCAGAGTTTGACCTTCCATTAAGGTTTCCTGATAATATTTTTAAAGCAGCAGATAAAATAGAAGAAAATATATCTAAAAAGGAAATAGCGAAAAGGAGAGATTTCCGGAAAATTACAACTTTTACAATAGACCCTGAAGATGCTAAAGACTTTGATGATGCAATTTCAATAGAAAAAATCAATAATGGAAATTGGGAAATAGGCATTCATATTGCTGATGTAACACATTATATTAATCAAGAAACTGTTGTTGATAAAGAAGCATATAAACGAGCAACTTCGATTTATCTTGTTGACAGGGTAGTGCCTATGTTACCCGAAAGACTATCGAACAATTTATGTTCGTTAAGGGCAAATGAAGATAAATTATGTTTTTCGGCTGTTTTTGAGATAGATAAGTTTGCAAATATTCATAATGAATGGTTCGGAAAAACAATTATTAATTCAGACAGAAGATTTACTTATAATGAAGCACAAAAAGTAATAGAAACAAAAACGGGTGAACTGAATAAAGAAATTCTAATTTTGAATGATATTGCTATAAAATTGAGACAGCGGCGATTTGAAAATGGTGCTATTAATATTGAGAGTTCAGAAGTAAAATTTAAACTTGATGAATTAGGAAAACCTGTAGATGTTTTTTTCAAAGAAAGCAAAGAGGCTAATCATTTGGTTGAAGAATTTATGCTGCTTGCAAATAAAAAAGTTGCTGAATTTATTGGGAAATCTAAAACAAATAAGAAAACAAAAACTTTTGTATATAGAATTCATGATAAACCACCACAGGAGAAACTATTTACTTTTAATAATTTTATAAAACGTTTTGGACATAAAATACAAACCAAATCAAATAAATCGATATCGGGTTCAATTAATAGTTTGTTGAAAAAAGTCAGAGGAAGTAATGAACAAAGTATAATTGAAACAATGGCAATTCGCTCAATGGCAAAAGCTGAATATTCGGTAAAAAATATTGGACATTATGGTTTGTCGTTTGATTACTATACGCATTTTACTTCTCCTATACGCCGTTATCCTGATATGATGGTACATCGATTGCTTGAACGATATTTGGATAATGGTAAATCTGTAAATAATGAGAAATATATAAAAATGTGTAAACATTCATCCGAAATGGAGCAAAAAGCTGAAAAAGCAGAAAGGGCTTCAATCAAATACAAACAGGTTGAATTTATGCAGGATAAAATAGGAAAAGTTTTCGAAGGAATAATTTCAGGTGTAACCGAATGGGGTATTTTTGTTGAAATTATTGAGAATAAATGTGAAGGAATGATACATTTAAGAGAGTTAGGAGATGATTTTTATATTTATGATGAGGATAATAAACGGATATTTGGTCAACGAACTAATAATCAATATGTTTTAGGAGATAAGGTAAGGATTATTGTTGCGAGTGCAAATCTTGCAAAAAAACAGCTTGATTTTAAGCTTGTTAATAAATTATAGGTTCTTTGGTTAAATTATGGGTAATGTTATAAAAGGCTATGACAATAATACAAAAATATTATTAATTTTCTATTGTTTTAATGATTAAAGCATAGCTTGCCATACAATCATTTTAGTAAAATCCTCGAATACCATATACTAATTTCTTTTCATTAACCTTGTCCTTAGCCTCAGCCTTAGCCTCAGCCTTTCAGCATATGGATAAATAATATATAAAAAAATGCCAGTTCCATAAAAAATACCGAAGTGCCAAATTACAATGTTCTTTTCACTTCAACTTCAGTATATGATTCTAAAATATCACCAACTTTAATATCATTATACTTTTCAATGTTCAGTCCGCACTCATAACCTGATGCTACTTCTTTTACATCGTCTTTAAATCTTTTTAATGAGCCTAATTCTCCTGTATAAACAACAATACCTTCCCTGATAACACGAATTTTTGCATTTCTTGTTATTTTACCGTCTTTTACAATACAACCAGCAATATTACCAACTTTAGTGATTTTAAAAACTTCACGGATTTCTATAGTAGCAGTAATTTTTTCTTTAATCTCAGGAGACAACATGCCTTCCATTGCATCTTTTAATTCATTAATTGCATTGTATATAATAGAATATAAGCGTATTTCAATTTCTTCTTTTTCAGCAAGTTTGCGGGCATTCATTGAAGGACGTACCTGGAAACCTATAATAATTGCATTTGAAGCTGCTGCTAAAAGCACATCAGATTCTGAAATTTGTCCTACGGCTTTATGAATAATATTAATAACGATTTCGTCAGTAGATAGTTTTATCAATGAATCGGATAATGCTTCAATTGAGCCATCAACATCACCTTTAATTATAACATTTAATTCCTGGAAGTTTCCAATAGCAATTCTTCTTCCTATTTCATCTAAAGTTATATGTTTTTGTGTTCTAAGTCCTTGTTCTCTCTGAAGTTGTTCACGTTTATTTGCAATTTCTTTTGCTTCCTTGTCACTTTCCATAGTGTTGAAATTGTCTCCGGCTTGTGGGGCTCCATTTAGGCCAAGAATTAAAACAGGAGAAGATGGTCCTGCCTTATCAATTTTATTCCCTCTTTCGTTATACATAGCCTTTATATGTCCAAAATAACTGCCTGCTAGAATAATATCACCTACGGACAAGGTTCCGGCTTTGACTAATATTGTTGCAACATATCCTCTTCCTTTATCAAGTGTTGATTCAATTATTGTTCCGACTGACTTTTTATTAGGATTTGCTTTAAGCTCAAGCATTTCGGATTCAAGAAGTACTTTCTCAAGTAATTCATCAATATTAGTGCCTTGTTTGGCTGAAATTTCTTGTGATTGATATTTACCACCCCAGTCTTCAACAAGGAAATTCATATTTGCAAGTTCTTCCTTAATTTTTTCAGGATTTGCTCCGGGTTTATCAATTTTATTTATTGCAAAAACAATAGGTACTCCAGCAGCATGGGCATGATTAATTGCTTCAACAGTTTGGGGCATAACATTATCATCAGCAGCAATAACAATTATAGTAAGGTCAGTTACCTGGGCACCTCTTGCTCTCATTGCAGTAAATGCTTCATGCCCGGGTGTATCGAGAAATGTTATTTTTTTCTCGTTATCTAAAACCACACTATATGCACCAATATGTTGGGTAATACCTCCCGCTTCACCTGCAATAACATTTGTCTTTCTGATATGGTCAAGTAATGATGTTTTTCCGTGATCAACGTGTCCCATTACAGTAACAATAGGGGGACGTGGTTGTAATGATTTTTCATCATCAGGTTTATCATCTTTAATTGCACTAATAACTTCTGTACTAACAAATTCTACTTTGAAGTCAAATTCTTCAGCAACCAAAGACATAGTTTCTGCATCTAAACGCTGATTAATTGAAACAAATAATCCAAGATTCATACAGGCAGCAATAACATCGTTTACAGGCACATCCATCATTGTTGCCATTTCATTAACTGTTACGAATTCGGTAATTTTTATAATATTTTTTTCTTTTTCAGTTGCTTCTACTTTTTCTTGTTGCTTAAGAATAACCTGTTCGCGTTTTTCCCGTCGGTGTTTTACTCCTTTTGATTTACCTTTGGCTGTTAATCTTGCAAGTGTATCTTTTATTTGTTGTTGAACATCTTCTTCACTAATCTCTTTTTTTTCTAATGTTCTTGTTTTATACTTATGTTTTTTTGAAATAGCTTTTTGTTTTTCATGAGGAGCATTCGGTTTATTATAGTCAACTTTATCTTTTCTGATTCTTTTTCTTTTCTTTTTGCTATCAAATTTTTCTTTCTGTATGTTACTTTCTTTTTTATCCCCTACTTTTATTTTTCCAACGACTGTTGGCCCTGATAATTTATCAATTTTTGATTTATAAATGTCTTTTTTAGTTTCTTCTTTGATTTCTGTAGATGAAATTTGTTCAGAAGCAATTTCTTCAGGTTTGATTTTCCCTTTTTTCTTAGCGGTAATACGTTCAAGTTCCCGTTTTTTTCTTTCTTTTTCTTTTTGTAATTTGGATTTTTTAGGAGGTCTTGTTTTTTGATTTATTGAAGTAAGGTCAATTTTCCCAACGACTTTTACATCCTTTTCTATTTTTGGGGATAATAATGATTCTGTAGTTTCTTTAATTTTTTCTTCCTGTACTTCAACTTTCTTCTTTTTTCCCGGTTTTTTTTCTGTTTCCTTGTCTTTTATTTTTGTTTCCTTATCTTCTGTTTTTGTTTCTTTGTCTTCTGTTTTTATTTTCTCTTTTTTAGGAACAATATCAATTTTTCCAACAATTTTTACTTTAATGTCCTTGTCTTTTTTTTCTGTTTCTTTT containing:
- the rnr gene encoding ribonuclease R; the encoded protein is MSKSKKKKSFNKRTLSNKILGIFSNNPTKSYNYKQIAQKFEIKDIATKQLITTILYEFVEYENLIEVYKGKFKFKSKGGFVTGTVDLTSKGYAHIITDDIENIVYVSKSNLNHALHNDKVKVYLYAKRKSRHFEGEVVEIIERTKSSFVGTLEITRNFAFLVPSSKTMPVDIFIPQKNLNKAENGQKVIAKIIDWPKRAKNPVGEIVEILGYPGENEAEIHAILAEFDLPLRFPDNIFKAADKIEENISKKEIAKRRDFRKITTFTIDPEDAKDFDDAISIEKINNGNWEIGIHIADVTHYINQETVVDKEAYKRATSIYLVDRVVPMLPERLSNNLCSLRANEDKLCFSAVFEIDKFANIHNEWFGKTIINSDRRFTYNEAQKVIETKTGELNKEILILNDIAIKLRQRRFENGAINIESSEVKFKLDELGKPVDVFFKESKEANHLVEEFMLLANKKVAEFIGKSKTNKKTKTFVYRIHDKPPQEKLFTFNNFIKRFGHKIQTKSNKSISGSINSLLKKVRGSNEQSIIETMAIRSMAKAEYSVKNIGHYGLSFDYYTHFTSPIRRYPDMMVHRLLERYLDNGKSVNNEKYIKMCKHSSEMEQKAEKAERASIKYKQVEFMQDKIGKVFEGIISGVTEWGIFVEIIENKCEGMIHLRELGDDFYIYDEDNKRIFGQRTNNQYVLGDKVRIIVASANLAKKQLDFKLVNKL
- the infB gene encoding translation initiation factor IF-2; translated protein: MAQVKNTKRLSKIAREFNVGISTIIDFLEGKNIELEANPNTKVSPEIFEILEKEFCNELIVKQESEKLELGISRAKKEILSIEDSQETDEKHEETKQETIIDDDTDKILPEKKKETEKKDKDIKVKIVGKIDIVPKKEKIKTEDKETKTEDKETKIKDKETEKKPGKKKKVEVQEEKIKETTESLLSPKIEKDVKVVGKIDLTSINQKTRPPKKSKLQKEKERKKRELERITAKKKGKIKPEEIASEQISSTEIKEETKKDIYKSKIDKLSGPTVVGKIKVGDKKESNIQKEKFDSKKKRKRIRKDKVDYNKPNAPHEKQKAISKKHKYKTRTLEKKEISEEDVQQQIKDTLARLTAKGKSKGVKHRREKREQVILKQQEKVEATEKEKNIIKITEFVTVNEMATMMDVPVNDVIAACMNLGLFVSINQRLDAETMSLVAEEFDFKVEFVSTEVISAIKDDKPDDEKSLQPRPPIVTVMGHVDHGKTSLLDHIRKTNVIAGEAGGITQHIGAYSVVLDNEKKITFLDTPGHEAFTAMRARGAQVTDLTIIVIAADDNVMPQTVEAINHAHAAGVPIVFAINKIDKPGANPEKIKEELANMNFLVEDWGGKYQSQEISAKQGTNIDELLEKVLLESEMLELKANPNKKSVGTIIESTLDKGRGYVATILVKAGTLSVGDIILAGSYFGHIKAMYNERGNKIDKAGPSSPVLILGLNGAPQAGDNFNTMESDKEAKEIANKREQLQREQGLRTQKHITLDEIGRRIAIGNFQELNVIIKGDVDGSIEALSDSLIKLSTDEIVINIIHKAVGQISESDVLLAAASNAIIIGFQVRPSMNARKLAEKEEIEIRLYSIIYNAINELKDAMEGMLSPEIKEKITATIEIREVFKITKVGNIAGCIVKDGKITRNAKIRVIREGIVVYTGELGSLKRFKDDVKEVASGYECGLNIEKYNDIKVGDILESYTEVEVKRTL